TGGGGTGCAAGTGCGTTATTTTGTCGAGGATGAATCCGCTTCTGAAATGGGTGCGTATGCCGCGAAATCTGCCCTAGAAGCTGCTGGTTTGTCATTTTTTGATATTGATTGCCTAATTTGCACTAGCAGCACTCCAGAGCAAGCAATTCCTTGTACGGCGGCTTTGGTACAAAAGCGTTTGGGAGGGGAAAATTCAGGTATCCCGGCGTTCGATCTTAACTCGACTTGCTTGAGTTTTGTCACGGGATTGGATACAATTGCTTACGCGATCGCGGCTGGACGTTATCGGCGCGTGTTACTGGTAGCGACGGAAGTTTGCACGGGCATTAATTGGGAAGATCGAGAAACTTGCACTTTATTTGGTGATGGTGCGGCTGCTGTGATTATCGCCCAAACTGAGGAAGATGAGACAGGAAAAATTATTTGTTCTCGCTTAGAAACTTACAGTCGCGGGGCGAATTTATGCGAATGTAAAGCTGGGGGAAATAAGTATCATCCCCAAGACTATAGCAAAAATTTGTCACAGTTTCTTTTTACTATGAATGGCAAAGCAGTATTTCGCTTTGCTTGCGAAATTTTACCTGATTTTCTCGATCGCCTTTTCCAACCTGCGGGTTTAGAAATAAGCGATCTCGACATGGTCATTCCTCATCAAGCTAGTTTAATGGCAATGAAGCTAATTCGCAAGCAACTGGGCATTCCCAAAGAAAAATGGTTAGCGATCGCGCACAATCATGGTAACACGATCGCGGCTTCAATTCCCATGGCACTTCACGAAGCGATCGTACAAGAAAAAATTCAGCGCGGATCGTTAATCATGCTACTCGGTACCTCAGCAGGTTTTTCCGTCGGTGCGATC
The Oscillatoria salina IIICB1 DNA segment above includes these coding regions:
- a CDS encoding beta-ketoacyl-ACP synthase III, yielding MQTRSVKIVATGKYLPKNKVTATQLAAKLGIDAAWIEKKSGVQVRYFVEDESASEMGAYAAKSALEAAGLSFFDIDCLICTSSTPEQAIPCTAALVQKRLGGENSGIPAFDLNSTCLSFVTGLDTIAYAIAAGRYRRVLLVATEVCTGINWEDRETCTLFGDGAAAVIIAQTEEDETGKIICSRLETYSRGANLCECKAGGNKYHPQDYSKNLSQFLFTMNGKAVFRFACEILPDFLDRLFQPAGLEISDLDMVIPHQASLMAMKLIRKQLGIPKEKWLAIAHNHGNTIAASIPMALHEAIVQEKIQRGSLIMLLGTSAGFSVGAIVMQY